In Mycoplasma mobile 163K, the genomic stretch CTCAAATGATAATTGTTATGTAATTAAAAATTAATGAAATTACTCCAGAAGGTTTTAAAGGAGCTAAATCAGAAAGAGAAATTTTATCATCAGTTTCTGAAATATGTGTTTGAAATTCTGCATAATTATCAATGATTTTTTCTGAATAAAAGCCTACTTTTTCATACTTACTAGCAACTTCTTTTGAAATTAAATCAAAAGATAAATTTTTAGCAAGTGAATCATTTTTTTCACTTTTGATGTAACTACTAATTTCATTGAACAATACTTGATATTGCGCTAAATATAAATATGCTTGTTCTAAATCATTTTGATTTTTGCCTGTTATTTTAAATACTTCATTTGAAATGATTTTTGATAAGTATTGAATTTTATTTCAAAATAAATTTCTAATCTTATCGATTTTTTTGTCAATTATTGTTTGACTTATTTTTGCATATTTTTCTAAATCAAAAAATAATGATTTAAGCTCTTTTGCAAATTCATCTGAATATTTATTTGCTAAATAAATAGCAAAATTCTCCAAATCTTTACTTACTAATTGCAATGATTTTCTCAATCCTCTAAATTGAATTGGGTATAGAGAAACAATTGAAGCTATTTTTATAGCACTTAAAAAATTAATAATTCTAGGATTACTTTTAGTTTTTTTGTTTTTAAAAATTTCTTGTGTAAAAATAGTTAAAAAATTTCTCGTATCAGATTTATTTAAAAGTTTTTTTATTTCACTCATCATTTTAAAATTTAACTTTTCTTTTTGTTTAAAAATAGTTAATTCTGACTTTATGTTTTTTATTACATTATCACTTAAATCTAATCTAAAGGATTTAACTTTTGAAGTTTTAAAAGGATTTAACTTTGAAAACATTTTATTTAATTCAAGATTTTGCATCTTGATTACATTTGCTTGTTTTAACATTATGCTCCTTTTTCTTTAAATGATTTACTACGTATAAATACAATAGATGAAATCACTACAATAAATACTGATACTAATAGAGTAAATGCTGATGCTAAAGCAATTCTATTAGGGGCTGTTGTTGTTAATTTAAAAATTAATGAAATAATAATATCTGTTGCGCCAGGACTCCCAGCAAGTGATTGCCCAACTGCTGGTCCTCCACCATTAAATAGGAAAATTACTCCAAAGTTATTAAAGTTAAAAACAATTTGACCTATTAATAATGGTAATATTTGAACAAGAATTATAGGTGCAGTAATTTTAACAAATTGTTTTCATTTTGAAGCTCCATCAATAGATGCTGCTTCATAAAAATCATTAGAAATACTTTTCTTTACTCCTGAAATTAATAGGAATATATAAGAATGTCCTAATCATATTTGAATTAAAATAACAGTTAATCTTGCCCAAAATTATGAACCTTGGAAATCTATTGTTGTTCCAAAAATTTGATTATATATACCTGAAGTTCCATTCCCAAAAGCAATTGAGAAAAATAGAATTGTGGCAAATGCTGGAATAGCTCATGGCAATACATAAATTGTAGATCAAATAATTTTACCTTTAATTCTTTTATTATCAACAATAATTGCTAATAGTGTTCCGATAAATATAACACCTAAAGAAACTGAAACAGTTCAAATTATAGTTCAACTTGTAACAAAGGCAATACTTGGACCAAAATCACCTGTAAATATTCTATCAAAATTACTAAAACCAACTCAGTTTAATGGATTGGTAATACCAGGTATTCCAATTCGAATTCCATAATCTGTAAAGGCAAGTAATATTGTTGCCATTAAAGGTAGAATAACAATTAGTGCTATTAAAACAAAAGCAGGTGTTAAGATAATTAAAGGAGAACCATTATTCGCTAAATAATTTCTTAAGTGTCTACTATTTTTTGATCTTATTCCTTGAGATAACCATTTACCAGTGATATAAGCATCTCTCATAGTTGTTAAAATAATTACTAAACTTACAGATAAAGTCATAATAGCAATTATTCCTTCAATTAATCTGAATCGAGCATCTAAAAATATATCACCTAGTATTATTCCTCCTACATTAGGAGAAAGAATCCCTAAACCAAAAACACCATCACCTTCTGAAGATCCTATTCAACCAAATGTTAAAGGTATTAGAAAAGCTCACATAAAAACAGAAATTGCTAAAATAATTGCACCTTTTACATATTGTCTATTTAAAAGTTGTCCTAGACCTGGAAGTAAAAATGAAAAGAGCATAGCTATTCATTTTTGATATTTTGGCATTTTAGTAGGAATATTTTTCTGAGCATCATCAATTGTTGAGTTCATTATTTTGTATTCTTTTTCAATTTGTCTTTTTTTATCAATATATAAAAATTTCAATTTTTCACTTGCTATTAAATATTGATTAATTAAGCATGCTGAATTTCTTTCGAATTTCAATTGCTTTTTAGCAGATATAATAGAATTCTTTTTAGATGATTTAGAAAATTTACCCATTGAATAATCTTTTTTAATTCTCATAATTTCTTTTATGTAATTATTTTTTGCAATTATTTTTTGTTTTTGAATTTGCAAAACAATTTCAGGAGATTTTTTAGGAGTATTTGCTAATTCTTTTTTTGCATATTCAATTTGACTTTTATAATTTTCTAAAATTGACAAAACTTTAATTTCATGTTCTAGTTTCACTGAATATTCTAAAATCTTCAATTTTGAATTAAAACTATTATCAGACATTTTTTGATAAACACTTAATTTTGCTTTGATATATTCAATTTTTGCTTTTTGTTCTTTAAAAGGTTCATTTTTAAATTTTTTTAAAAAGCTTCTTCTTGAAGAAATTTTTCTCAATTTTTTTACTTTGTTTTGAGAAATTTTTTCTTCAATTATTGGTTCAAAAAAAGCATTTAAATAAATTTTTTTCTTTAATAAGTTTTTTTGTGAAATTCTAGCTTCAGAAATTAAACAGTGTTTTTCTTTTCACAATTCAGCATATGTTTTTCTTTTAAGTCAAAAATTCTTAATTCTATATTTTACTAGTTTAGATAGAAAAATATTCCTTTCCAATTTTAGTTTCTTTTTTTGATAATTCAATTTACTTTTTAGTGTTGTTTTATTTTTTTGAATTTGACTTTTTAAATCATTTTCAAGAGAATAAATTTTTTTATCAATATCTACTTTGCTTTCGTATTTATTCAATTCTTCTCTTTTTTGTTTGTAGATTTGTTCTAAATCATCAAGAGTTTGACTTAATTTCAATTTGTCATCTATTGAAAAATAGGCTAAACTTTTTTCTTGCTCTAATTTTTCATTTAAAACTTTAATTGAGTTTTTAATAAAAATAGATTTTTTTGAATCAAGCAAAATTTGCTTTTCTTTTAAGAAATTTCTTTTCAAAACATCAAATTCTATTTTACTGTTTTCTTTTAGTTTTATTAAAGCAAGTTTGGATTTAGTGTAACTAGATTTAATAGAATAGTAATCTTTTTTAACTAATTCTTTATTAGTTTTTTTAAAGATATCTTTTTTAATTTTATTACCATTTAAAGAACTTTTAATATCAGCTTTAAGAGCAATTGCTTCATATTCATTTTTATCAGCATATTTTAAATTTAAATTTTTAATGAATTCCATTTTATTTAACCTCCCATATTTTTTCTACTTCCATACTTCATTTATCACAATTAGGGCAAAATAGATTTTCATTCATTTTTTGTACTATTAAAGCCTGCGCATTTTCATATTCTCTTTTATATAATTTTCCATCAATTTTTAAAAATAACATGGGCAAATATTTGGTACTTTTTTCCACATAAAAAGTATTAATGTAAAAAGAAGCAGATTCTAAAATATTATTTTTTAATAATTCAATTTCACCTTCAAATAAGTTATCGATTAATAATTTTTTTTGCTCATTACTTAATTTTTTAAAAAAATCTTTTTCTTTAACAAGAAGATTTAAAACATCTTCGACTTTTTGAGTTTGATTAAGCTTACCGTGTATAAATTCAATTTTTGTTTCACATTTAAAACACTTAGCATCTATTCTAAATGCCATTACTACCATCTTTCTTTATTTTTTAAATAAAAATTATTTTGGTGAAGTAAGACAAATAAATAAAATAAAGCAATAATAGCACCAATTGAAATTAATGTTGCAAAAATGCTATATCATAATTCGTTTGTTAATAATCAAGAACTTAAAATATTTCCAATTCATAAGAAGGTTCAAAATATTACAAATACATAACCTACTTTTATCTTGCTATATCCAAAATAAGAATATATTCCGAAAAAAATTATAACTATTGAATTGACAAAAATTTTGACTATACTTTCTAGTTTGAAGCGATCAAATGCTTCAGTCATGCTTAAATTCTCTAATTTTTTTTGTATTATAAAACTATTTAATTGATCAGTAGATAGTAAAGAAACAAGACCTGAAATTACAATTAAAATCACTGAAATTAAAGAGATACTAAGAAAAGAATAAAACAAAATGTTATTTAAGTTAACTTTGCTTTGTGATTGTGTAAAAAAATTCATTTTATTATTGTTGTTCTACTATTCATTATTTGATCTATTAATATTTTGTTTAAAAACATTATAAAAAGCATCAGCTGTACTAAATGTTGCAGCAGAAAGTCCAAGTTCATCTCAAAATTGTCAATATCTTCCAAATTTAGCAATAGTTGGTAAAGGAACATTATTTTTACTTTGATCTGATACTGATGATATAACACTTGTATAAAGTGCTGAAAGAGAATCAGCAAAACCTGTTGTAGATACTCAATCAGATAAATTAAGTTTGGAACCATTTGGATTAGTTGGATCAGTTAATTGAATAGAATTAATTATATCGGCTGATAAGTTAACATTAGCTCCTTCAGTTGCGGAAATTCTACCTGTATTTAGAAATCAATCAGTTGCTAAATCTTTAGAAGTAATGGCAGCTAAAATTCTTTTTGATAAGTCCAATTTTTTTTGTATTGCAGCAGTATTAGTTGCTCCTAATTTAGCTAAACCAGCTCTATTAAGACTATAACTTCATCCGCTTAGAAAATGAGATGCATTTTTATTAGCAACTTTTGGCAAAATTGCAGTTTTTATATTTTGCAACATTGTTACCGCAGCTGCTTTATTAGTTTGATTAGCAAGTAAAATTCTTCCTACTAAATCATTTATCATCCAAGGCCCTTCAATTGTAGAAGCTACATCACCTGAAGCTAATCCTTGTCTAATGATTGTATTTCTATCTGAACCTTGAGCTTTATTTGCAAAATTTTGGTAACTAGTATTTGTTGATTTTCTTAAATTATTATTATATTCTCATAATTTAGTAACAGTTGATTTAATTTGTGTAGCAATATTAGTTTGATCTAAAAAAGGTGCTGTTACAGTCGTTCCTTCTTGTTTAATAAATGCTGATGAACCATCAACATACTCTGCAGGACTTAATGTTGCTCCTGCGTCTTTAAATGTAGATAGTAAAACAGATGATGCATGTCACATATCTGAATATTGTGTTAAAAAGTTTTTTTGATCATTTATATTAGTCGCAATTGCATCTTCATAATTTAATCAACCTGTTTCATTTCCGATTAAATTTTTATTAAATATCTGAATTACTGATTCAACATTTAGTGTATATGAATAATTTTTTCCATTAACTACACCAAAATTTGTTGTAAATGTAGGAATAGTTCCTAAATCTTGTACTATATTTGACTCAACTAATTGTGAATATCTATCTGCAGGAGCTACAAAAAGATCTGCAGCATCTGTTGGTCTAAGAATTACTGTTTCTAATAAATATTGAAGTGAACCTTCATTGGGAATCGGAACTAAATCGACAAGCGCTCTATCTTCAGCACTTAAACTATTAAGTCCTTTTAAAATAACTGGTCTTCATGGTTCTTCAAAAGAAAGTTTTACTCTTTCATTTGCTTGAGAGGTTCCGGTTGTTGTGCCACAAGCTACTACAGCTAATGGAGTTATTAATGAAATCGCTCCTGCTGTTCCAAAAATAATTTTATTCCTCTTTTTCATTATGTTATTTTCTCCTTGATTATTGATATATAAAATACTAATATATCATATATATATTATACCCCTACTGAATAATCATTAGTGAAAAACTTCAAAAAATAATTGCAAAATGAACTATTTTTTTGCACAAAATAAAGTTTTTGTGCAAAAAAGTTATTAAATATTTAAAATTAGTCAAAAAAATGCAAATATTGCATTTATTTTATTATTTTAAAAGTTTGATTCTCAAATTTATTATATTTTTCTGAAAGCATAACTTTTTTATTATTTACAAAAACTTCAATATCTTTGCCTTTAATTGTGATCTCAAATTTTTCTTCGAATAGTTTTAATGCAATTAAAGTTTTTTTATTCGAACTGTGTATTCTAAACTTTTTCAATTCTCATTTAGTATTGGATTAAAATGAGCAATATCATTATAGTAATGAAATCCACCATATCCAAAAACAAATAATTGTCAAATAGCTGCTAGTGAACCTGCATGATAACCTGCATCTGAAGAGTGAAAATTAGTACCTAAATCAATTTGAAGAGCATATTCAAATAATTTATTAGCTATTTCAAGTTCTCTTAATTCAATACCTTTAAGTGCATAAGTAACTGCACTTAAAGAAGAATCATGTGTTGTCTTATCCAAATAGTATTTAAAGTTTTTTCTAATAACATCATCTGTAAAAAGTTCTTTGAAGATGTAAGTTGTTAAAACAACATCAGCTTGTTTTACAAGTTGTCCACTTAATCTCTTAATACCTTCCATTGTATTAAATAACTTTTTACCAGCATCTCCTAAAAGTTGAAATTCACTTAAATCAAATTCAGGAAGTTTTAAAAATGTATCATTTCTGAATAATACTTTTATTATTTGGTTGTTGAATTTTAATTTTTGAAGCTACTTTTTTGATTAAAGATTTACTTACTTTATAAGGAATTCTTTTTAAAACATTTTCTAAAATATTTTTACCTTCAATTGTTTTTTCTAATTTATCAAAATATTTTAAAGCCAGTTCTAAATTTCTTTTTGCAATTTGATTTGTATTGTTCTACTATTCATTATTTGATTTTTTAATATTTTCTTTAAAGACATTGTAGAATTGATCAGCTGTACTAAATGTCGCAGCAGAAAGTCCATTTTTATCTCAAGAATCTCAATATCTTCCAAATTTAGAAATAGTTGGTAAAGGAACATTATTTTTACTTTGATTTATTACTGATGATGTGACACTTGTATAAAGTGCTGAAAGAGCTTCAGCAAAACCTGCTGTAGATGTTCATTGATCTAAATTAAGTTTAGACCCATCTATTTTAGTTGGATCAGTTAATTGAATAGAATTAATTATATCGGATGATAAGTTAACATTAGCTCCTTCAGTTGCGGAAATTTTACCTGCATTTAAGAATCAATCATTTGCTAAATCTTTAGAAGTAATTGCAGCTAAAATTCTTTTTTCTAAATCCAATTTTTTTTGTATTGCAGTAGCATTATTTGCTCCTAATTTAGTTAAACCAGCTCTATTGACACTATAACCTCATCCACTTAAAAAATGAAATGCATCTTTAGTAGCTACTTTTGGTAAAATTGCAGTTTTTATATTTTGCAACATTGTTACTGCAGCTGCTTTATTATTTTCATTAGCAAGTAAAATTCTTGCTACTAAATCATTTACAATTCAAGGTCCATCAACTGTAGAAGATATAGTGCCTGAAGCTAAACCTTGTCTAATAATTGTGTCTCTGCTTGAACCTTGGGCATTATTTGCAAAATTTTGGTAACTAGTATTTGTTGATTTTCTTAAATTATTATTATATTCTCATAATTTAGTAACAGTTGATTTAATTTGTGTAGCAATATTAGTTTGATCTAAAAAAGGTGCTGTTACAGTCGTTCCTTCTTGTTTAATAAATGCTGATGAACCATCAACATACTCTGCAGGACTTAATGTTGCTCCTGCGTCTTTAAATGTAGATAGTAAAACAGATGATGCATGTCACATATTTGAATATTGTGTTAAAAAGTTTTTTTGATCAGTTATATTAGTTGCAATTGCATCTTCATAATTTAATCAACCTGTTTCATTTCCGATTAAATTTTTATTAAAAATCTGAATTACTGATTCTACATTTAGTGTATAGGAATAATTTTTTCCATTAACTACACTAAAATTTGTTGTAAATGTAGGAATAGCTCCTAAATCTTGTACTACATTTCCTTCAATCAATTGTGAATATCTATCTGCAGGCACTACAAAAAGATCTGCTGCTTCTGTTGGTTTATTTGTAATAGTATCTAAATATTGAATTGAACTACCATCAGCAATTTCAACAAAATCTATAAATGATTGGTCTTCAGCACTTAAAGTCTTAAGTGCTTTTTCGATAATTGGTTTTCATGATTTTTCAAAAGAAAGTTTTACTCTTTCATTTTGTTCAGATGTTGTTCCACAAGCTACTACAGCTAAAGGTGCTAGCAATGAAACCATTCCTACTGTTCCAAAAATAATTTTGTTTCTTTTTTTCATTTTATAATTTTCTCCTTATAAGATATTAATTCTCATATATATAATTATACTTCTTACATTGTAAGAAACTTCAAAAATAATTGCAAAATGAACTATTTTTTTGCATAAAATAAAGTTTTAGCGCGAAATAGTTATTAAATATTTAAAATTAGTCAAAAAAAATGCAAATATTGCATTTATTTTATTATTTTAAAAGTTTGATTTTCTAATTTATTATATTTTTCTGAAAGCATAACTTTTTTATTATTAACAAAAACTTCAATATCTTTACCTTTAATTGTGATCTCAAATTTTTCTTCGAATAGTTTTAATGTAATTAAAGTTTTATTTATTCGAACTGTGTATTCTAAACTTTTTCAATTCTCATTTAGTATTGGATTAAAATGAGCAATATCATTATAGTAATGAAATCCACCATATCCAAAAACAAATAATTGTCAAATAGCTGCTAGTGAACCTGCATGATAACCTGCATCTGAAGAGTGAAAATTAGTACCTAAATCAATTTGAAGAGCATATTCAAATAATTTATTAGCTATTTCAAGTTCTCTTAATTCAATACCTTGAAGTGCATAAGTAACTGCACTTAAAGAAGAATCATGTGTTGTCTTATCCAAATAGTATTTAAAGTTTTTTCTAATAACATCATCTGTAAAAAGTTCTTTGAAGATGTAAGTTGTTAAAACAACATCAGCTTGTTTTACAAGTTGTCCACTTAATCTCTTAATACCTTCCATTGTATTAAATAACTTTTTACCAGCATCTCCTAAAAGTTGAAATTCACTTAAATCAAATTCAGGAAGTTTTAAAAATGTATCATTTTCTGCAATAATACCTTTATTATTTGGTTGTTGAATTTTAATTTTTGAAGCTACTTTTTTGATTAAAGATTTACTTACTTTATAAGGGATTTTTTTTAAAACATTTTCTAGGATATTTTTACCTTCAATTGTTTTTTCTAATTTATCAAAATATTTTAAAGCCAGTTCTAAATTTCTTTTTGCAATTTGATTTGTAAAGGCATTATTATTGATATTCCCCTTGTATTCATTAGGACCCATAACATCATTTATTTCATAATGATAATCTTTTGATTTTAATGATTGAATTTTTTCTACTCTTGAAGTTCAAAAAACAGCAGTATCAAAAATTATTTCATATCCGTATTTGTTCATGAATTCTTCATCCTTAGTGACAACATAATATTGATCTACAGCAAAAGCAACATCACCAGGAACATGAATTTCATATTCTCTAGAAGCAATTGGTACTTGAACTCCGGTTTTAACATCAGGCTGCCCTCAATATGGACACACTTCTCCATAATTTGGTCTTGCCATTTCCCAAGGATATTGTGCTCCTTTTAGTTTTTTCTCTTTTGCTTTATTTCTTGCGCCTTCAATTCCATGATATCTATAAAGCAAAAGATCTCTTGCTACTTCAGGTTTTATAAATAAGTAAATTGGAAAAACAAAAAATTCTGTATCTCAAAATGTATGACCTTGATATCCTTCGCCGCTTAATCCTTTTGCTCCTACATTTAAAAATGAATTATCTTTAGGTACAAAATTATTTATGTGAAATAGAGCAAATTTAAGAGCTAAATTATGAAATTCTCCTTGTTCTGTTTTAGCACTAATTTTTACATTGAAATCATTGTAAATTTTTTCAAATGTTTTAATATTTTCACTAAACAATTCATCATAAGAACTTTTGGATAAAATTTTATAAGTATTATTAGCTTGTGTAACAACTTCTTCGAATTTCATTTCTTTTTCAAAATCAGCAGTAGTGTTAACGGCCATTAATTTTTCCATAATAAAAGGTTTTTTAGTAGAAAGAATTGTATTGATTTTAAAACCTACTTGTCTTCTTGCCATGGTAATAACCATGTCATCACTTACTCCATTTTCAAAAAATGATTTTGCTTCTAAAGTTTTAGTATCAAAATCTTTATATGCTTTAACAACCATAGTATGAATAACATTTATTTTTGATCAATTAGTTTTTTCTATATATTGAATTGTTTTATTATCTAAAAGTTTTTTAATTCCTTCTTCTAAATGTTGATTACCTGAATTAGTTGTTTGACCATTAATAACGGGGCTAATCACAATTTTAGAATCAGTTCCTTCTAATTGTTTTAGTATAATTTTTTGAGCATAAATATTTTTTTTAATATTACTTACAAATGATTCTGTGCTTAGCTCAAATTTCTTATTTTCTCTATTAAAAGTTATTATCCTTTTTACTTTTCCATCACTTAAAGATAAATATTTTTGGTATTTATCATTTTCATTGATAACAAAAATATTTCCATCGATTTTAATTTGCATTTGCATTAAATTTGCAAGATTAGCCATTTCTGGAACAGAAGCATCATCACTTTTGTTAAAAATTCCATTCACAAAGAATCCTTCTTTATTAAAAGAAGAAAATTCTAGATCAACTGCTCTAATTCCTAAATAACCATTTCCTTGAGCAAAAATTGATTCAGTTTTTGCAGTATCTTGATTACTATAACCTTCCTGAATTATCTTCATATTTTTGTAGTCATATAAAATTTTATTTTTCATTTTTATTTTCCTTTTAAATTCATTATTTCTTTAAAATTAATATCTTTTGTTTCTTGATAAATAAGATCAGCAATTTTTCAATTTTCTTTTACTCCATAAGTAAAGGCAACAACATACATTTTTGCCGAAACTAATCCTTGAACACCAGCAATTGCATCTTCAAAACCTACACACTCATTTGGTTTTAGCTCAAAATGATTCATTACATCTAAATAAATATCAGGTGCAGGTTTTCCATTTTTAATAGTTGCCGGATTAGAAATATAATCAAATAAATCATATATTTCTAATGTCTTTAAAATTATAGGAGCATTATGTGAAGAAGAAGCAATACCTAGTTTTAATTTATGTTTTTTTGCTTCTAATAATAACTCTTTTATTTTAGGTAAAATATCTTCTTTAGTTAATTTTGTTTTTAAATATTCTTTATACAAGTTGTTTTTTATTTCACATAACTCATTAATTTTTACTTCTGTTAATTTTTTATCTAAATTATGCAATTTTAAAATTTGTAATAAAGTATCTTTTCTACTTAATCCTTTTAGTGAATCATTTTCTTCTTTAGAATAATTAATACCTAAGTGTTTTTTTACAATTTTTTTTCAAGCTTCAAAATGCAAAATTGAAGTTTCTGTAATGACACCGTCTAAATCAAATATAAATGCCTTAATCATTTTTTTTCTCATTTGTATAAAACATAATTGATTCATATGCTCTTAAATAGTCAATTTTAAAAGGCTGTTCACTGTATGAACTTAAAATTATTTCTGCATTTTTTGGAAATACAATAGAATGCGAATGACTTGATAAATTAATATAAGAAATGATTTTTTCACCATTAAATTCTCTAGTTATACTAGATACTTCAAAATTATTGAATGTTTGCACTTTTGAAGTTCCAAATAGTAAAATATTTTTAAACTTAGAATCTTTTCTTAATTGAATTAATTTTCTATAAAAATTAAGAATAGAATTAGGGTTTTTTATTTGCTTTTCAACACTAGTGTTTTTAGAGTTTTGATTTAATTTAATTCATGTATTTTTTGCTTTACTAAAACCAAAATTTACTTGTTTTTCATCTCATAACATTGGAGTTCTAGTATTATCTCTACTATTAATATTATGAGCTCTTAACATTTCGTTTTCTGTGTAATATTTTTTTTCATCTACTCAAAATGAAAACGAATTAATTGCATCGACATCTCTTAATTCTTCTTTTGAATCAAAAAATGTATTTAACATTCCGATTTCTTCTCCATAATAAATACACATAAGACCTTTTAAGGTAAATTGGAAAAGTGCTAAGGTTTTTGCACTTTCTTCTCAGAAAATATTTTCATTTCCTCATCTACTTAATGCTCTTGAAGTATCATGATTAGATCAAAAAACTGTAAAAGCATTATCTAATATTTTGTTGCTTTCTTGGTATTCAATAAATTGTTTTGAATAAAAATCTTTAAAACTTCAGTCAGGATTATATCCATTTCTTCCACTTATTTGATTTCAACCAATTCATCATCATGAAAAATTGAAGAAATTATCTACAATTTTATTTTTACCTTCAGTTCAGTTTGGAATTAATTCTGGTTGAATTCCACTACTTTCACCTATTAAAAAAATATCTTCTTTATCAATTTTTGATTTTAAATCTTGAAGTAGAGAAGTCATTTTTTTTCCAAATGAAAAAAATGAAGTATCTTTTTCAGAAAAATCTTTATGAATATGTTGAATTGCATCTAGTCTAAACCCTTTTACCCCTAGAGTATATCAATAATTTATTACATCAGCCATAGCATCGATGGTCGCAGGATTTTCTCAATTTAAATCAGCTTGAGAAATTGAAAACAAGTGAAAATAATATTTTTTAATACTTGGAACATATTCTCATGCGCTTGATCCAAAAATAGATTTTTCATCTGTTGCTTTATCTTGCCAAATGTAATAGTTGAATTCTTTTGATGTAGGATCTTCTATTGCTTTTTTAAATCATTCATGACTAGTTGAAGTGTGATTTAAAACAATATCCATGATTATTTCAATATTTAATTCCTTTGCTTTTTTAATAAGCGTTTTAAAATCCTTTAAAGTTCCAAACTTTTCTCAAACTTTATAATAATCTAAAACATCATAACCAGCATCAGCAAATTCAGTTTCATAAACAGGGCATAGTCATAATGCATCTACACCTAGTCAAGATAGATAATTTAGTTTTTTAATAATTCCTTTAATATCACCATTACCATCATTTGATGTGTCAAAAAATGACCTAGGAAAAATTTGATAAATAATTTTATCTTGTCACTTTAATAATTTCATTTTGATCCTTTCTGTGAATCGATTTCTTTAAAACTAGAGGCGATTCTTCTATTGCTATTATTTTTTTATTTTCACTCACAATTGAATCATTGTCTACAATAATATTTTTTAAATTTGCATTTTTCTTGATGATTACATTATCTAGAAGAATGCAATTTTCCACTTTTGCACCTTTTTCAATTTTTACATTATTTGAAATGATAGAATTAATCACTTCTCCATCAATTACACAATTTTGACCTAGAAGGGAATTGTTGATATTAGCAGTTTTTGAATAATAGGAAGGAGAATAATTATACTCATGAGTATAAAGAGGGGGTTTTAAAATTTCACTTAGATTTTTCTCATCTAATAATAATGAAATTTGACCTCTAAAATATTCTTCAATGGTTCAAAAATTGCCAACAAAATTTTTAATTTCATAACCTATAATTTCTCATTTTGAAACATAAAAATTTCTTATAAATTCTTGAATACTATTAATTTTATTATCA encodes the following:
- a CDS encoding maltose-binding protein; protein product: MKKRNKIIFGTVGMVSLLAPLAVVACGTTSEQNERVKLSFEKSWKPIIEKALKTLSAEDQSFIDFVEIADGSSIQYLDTITNKPTEAADLFVVPADRYSQLIEGNVVQDLGAIPTFTTNFSVVNGKNYSYTLNVESVIQIFNKNLIGNETGWLNYEDAIATNITDQKNFLTQYSNMWHASSVLLSTFKDAGATLSPAEYVDGSSAFIKQEGTTVTAPFLDQTNIATQIKSTVTKLWEYNNNLRKSTNTSYQNFANNAQGSSRDTIIRQGLASGTISSTVDGPWIVNDLVARILLANENNKAAAVTMLQNIKTAILPKVATKDAFHFLSGWGYSVNRAGLTKLGANNATAIQKKLDLEKRILAAITSKDLANDWFLNAGKISATEGANVNLSSDIINSIQLTDPTKIDGSKLNLDQWTSTAGFAEALSALYTSVTSSVINQSKNNVPLPTISKFGRYWDSWDKNGLSAATFSTADQFYNVFKENIKKSNNE
- a CDS encoding glycosyl hydrolase family 65 protein, whose amino-acid sequence is MKNKILYDYKNMKIIQEGYSNQDTAKTESIFAQGNGYLGIRAVDLEFSSFNKEGFFVNGIFNKSDDASVPEMANLANLMQMQIKIDGNIFVINENDKYQKYLSLSDGKVKRIITFNRENKKFELSTESFVSNIKKNIYAQKIILKQLEGTDSKIVISPVINGQTTNSGNQHLEEGIKKLLDNKTIQYIEKTNWSKINVIHTMVVKAYKDFDTKTLEAKSFFENGVSDDMVITMARRQVGFKINTILSTKKPFIMEKLMAVNTTADFEKEMKFEEVVTQANNTYKILSKSSYDELFSENIKTFEKIYNDFNVKISAKTEQGEFHNLALKFALFHINNFVPKDNSFLNVGAKGLSGEGYQGHTFWDTEFFVFPIYLFIKPEVARDLLLYRYHGIEGARNKAKEKKLKGAQYPWEMARPNYGEVCPYWGQPDVKTGVQVPIASREYEIHVPGDVAFAVDQYYVVTKDEEFMNKYGYEIIFDTAVFWTSRVEKIQSLKSKDYHYEINDVMGPNEYKGNINNNAFTNQIAKRNLELALKYFDKLEKTIEGKNILENVLKKIPYKVSKSLIKKVASKIKIQQPNNKGIIAENDTFLKLPEFDLSEFQLLGDAGKKLFNTMEGIKRLSGQLVKQADVVLTTYIFKELFTDDVIRKNFKYYLDKTTHDSSLSAVTYALQGIELRELEIANKLFEYALQIDLGTNFHSSDAGYHAGSLAAIWQLFVFGYGGFHYYNDIAHFNPILNENWKSLEYTVRINKTLITLKLFEEKFEITIKGKDIEVFVNNKKVMLSEKYNKLENQTFKIIK
- the pgmB gene encoding beta-phosphoglucomutase, translated to MIKAFIFDLDGVITETSILHFEAWKKIVKKHLGINYSKEENDSLKGLSRKDTLLQILKLHNLDKKLTEVKINELCEIKNNLYKEYLKTKLTKEDILPKIKELLLEAKKHKLKLGIASSSHNAPIILKTLEIYDLFDYISNPATIKNGKPAPDIYLDVMNHFELKPNECVGFEDAIAGVQGLVSAKMYVVAFTYGVKENWKIADLIYQETKDINFKEIMNLKGK
- a CDS encoding alpha-amylase family glycosyl hydrolase; amino-acid sequence: MKLLKWQDKIIYQIFPRSFFDTSNDGNGDIKGIIKKLNYLSWLGVDALWLCPVYETEFADAGYDVLDYYKVWEKFGTLKDFKTLIKKAKELNIEIIMDIVLNHTSTSHEWFKKAIEDPTSKEFNYYIWQDKATDEKSIFGSSAWEYVPSIKKYYFHLFSISQADLNWENPATIDAMADVINYWYTLGVKGFRLDAIQHIHKDFSEKDTSFFSFGKKMTSLLQDLKSKIDKEDIFLIGESSGIQPELIPNWTEGKNKIVDNFFNFSWWWIGWNQISGRNGYNPDWSFKDFYSKQFIEYQESNKILDNAFTVFWSNHDTSRALSRWGNENIFWEESAKTLALFQFTLKGLMCIYYGEEIGMLNTFFDSKEELRDVDAINSFSFWVDEKKYYTENEMLRAHNINSRDNTRTPMLWDEKQVNFGFSKAKNTWIKLNQNSKNTSVEKQIKNPNSILNFYRKLIQLRKDSKFKNILLFGTSKVQTFNNFEVSSITREFNGEKIISYINLSSHSHSIVFPKNAEIILSSYSEQPFKIDYLRAYESIMFYTNEKKND